One Maribacter dokdonensis DSW-8 genomic region harbors:
- a CDS encoding FKBP-type peptidyl-prolyl cis-trans isomerase — MSKVKADSQVRVHYTGKLSDGQVFDSSVDREPLEVKLGQGSLIPGFEKGLLDMEPNEKKTIVIAKEDAYGEKQKELFQTVPKSELPAEIEPKVNMALMATNADGSERQLRVAEVNENDIVVDANHPLAGEDLTFELELVEIK; from the coding sequence ATGAGCAAAGTAAAAGCAGATAGTCAAGTACGTGTACATTACACAGGAAAATTAAGTGATGGTCAGGTATTTGATAGTTCGGTAGACAGAGAACCTCTTGAAGTAAAATTAGGACAAGGTAGTTTGATTCCCGGTTTTGAAAAAGGTTTGTTGGATATGGAACCTAACGAGAAAAAGACTATCGTCATAGCTAAGGAAGATGCATACGGGGAAAAGCAAAAAGAGCTTTTTCAAACTGTACCAAAATCTGAATTACCAGCGGAAATTGAGCCAAAAGTAAATATGGCTTTAATGGCCACTAATGCAGATGGTAGTGAAAGACAATTGCGCGTAGCAGAAGTTAATGAAAATGACATAGTGGTTGATGCAAATCATCCATTGGCCGGTGAAGATTTGACCTTTGAGCTAGAGCTTGTTGAGATCAAATAA
- a CDS encoding TlpA family protein disulfide reductase yields the protein MYLRTLVIMVLATAMASCKDVNTNTQKATVNEGSVVEKKLTATYEDLEGNAISLSDYKGKRVLLNYWATWCRPCIAEMPDMEKAQAILENENYVFLFASDQSVAKIEKFKEARGFNLNFIKFNGVYANKGVSALPATFIYNEVGDQVLRFDGGLKWDSPEIIEKLRAVQ from the coding sequence ATGTATTTAAGAACATTAGTAATCATGGTTTTGGCTACTGCCATGGCAAGTTGTAAAGATGTTAACACCAACACTCAAAAGGCAACAGTTAATGAAGGTAGTGTAGTTGAAAAGAAATTGACTGCTACCTATGAAGATTTGGAGGGCAATGCAATTTCCTTAAGCGATTATAAAGGCAAACGCGTTCTCTTAAACTATTGGGCTACGTGGTGTAGGCCATGTATAGCGGAAATGCCGGATATGGAAAAGGCACAGGCTATATTAGAGAATGAAAATTATGTATTCTTATTTGCTTCGGACCAGTCCGTGGCAAAAATTGAAAAGTTTAAAGAGGCACGAGGCTTCAATCTGAATTTTATCAAATTTAATGGTGTCTATGCTAATAAAGGGGTAAGTGCCTTACCGGCTACCTTCATCTATAATGAAGTAGGTGATCAGGTGTTACGTTTTGATGGAGGTTTAAAATGGGATAGTCCAGAAATAATTGAAAAACTTAGAGCTGTTCAATAA
- a CDS encoding efflux RND transporter permease subunit: MLNKSIKFLIENKLVAVLLLVLFVCWGIVSTPFNWNTGILPSNPVAVDAIPDIGENQQIVFSKWEGRSPQDIEDQITYPLTTTLLGIPGVKTIRSSSMFGFSSIYIIFEENVEFYWTRSRILEKLNSLPSGLLPDGVNPTLGPDATGLGQIYWYTLEGRDKDGNVTGGWDLQELRSIQDYYVKYGLASAGGVSEVASIGGYVQEYQIDVEPEKMRQYGIGLGDVVKAVKESNQDIGVQTLEMNQAEYLVRGLGYVKSIADIENAVVTSKDFVSIRVKDVANVHLGPQTRRGILDKEGAEVVGGVVVARYGANPLEVINNVKEQITEISSGLPSKILKDGRTSQLTIVPFYDRTELIQETLHTLDEALTLEILITILVIIVMVYNLRASILISGLLPVAVLMVFIAMKLFNVDANIVALSGIAIAIGTMVDVGVILAENMIRHQEDDKLRLNANGEEYTTNEIIYNATSEVSGAILTAVLTTIISFLPVFTMIGAEGKLFRPLAFTKTMALTASLVIALFLIPPIAAFLFRKRNIKKGTAYVVNGLFVILGITAVIYGFWLGLLLVAFGIIAFLKLKSFISTSQENLINIGVSTLAIVMLLATYWRPLGFDRSIILNLIFVSIICFGLLGVFAVFRRYYDQILRWALKNRLLFLTIPTTVLLLGFLIMKNTGKEFMPALNEGSFLLMPTSLPHAGVEENKRVLQQLDMAVAGIPEIETVVGKSGRTESALDPAPLSMYENMIQYKSEYMRNSNGDRQRYKVNNDGLFVLKNGQFVINPNNQINEDASYKASQLKTTATNKDLIADEDGLYYRNWRPEINSPDDIWNEIVKVTKFPGVTSAPKLQPIETRLVMLQTGMRAPMGIKVKGPDLKTIENFGLQLESILKEVDGVKKQAVFADRIVGKPYLLIDIKRDQLARYGLSIMDVQEVLQVAVGGMPLTQTVEGRERYGVRVRYPRELRSNPDDLKNIYVPVKNGSQVPLDDLVTIRYEQGPQVIKSEDTFLIGYVLFDKLDGFAEVNVVESAQALIDKKIEEGSLTVPQGISYRFTGTYENQLRAEKTLSIVVPMALLIIFLILYFQFRSVTTSLMVFTGIAVAFAGGFVMIWLYGQDWFFNFSLFGENLRTLFNMKTINLSVAVWVGFIALFGIATDDGVVMATYLTQTFDSEKPTDKTGIRKATLEAAGKRIRPCLMTTVTTILALLPVLTSTGKGSDIMIPMAIPIFGGMIIDITSYFLVPVLFSWKKEYQLKKLNR, from the coding sequence ATGCTAAATAAGAGCATTAAATTTCTCATAGAGAACAAGTTGGTTGCTGTATTGTTACTGGTCTTGTTTGTATGTTGGGGTATTGTAAGCACTCCTTTTAATTGGAATACGGGTATTTTACCTTCTAATCCGGTAGCAGTAGATGCCATTCCCGACATTGGCGAAAACCAACAGATTGTTTTTAGTAAATGGGAAGGTAGATCTCCTCAAGATATTGAGGACCAAATTACCTATCCATTAACGACAACCCTATTGGGTATACCGGGGGTTAAGACTATCCGTAGCTCATCTATGTTCGGATTTTCCAGTATATATATCATTTTTGAGGAAAATGTTGAATTTTACTGGACACGGAGTAGAATTCTTGAAAAACTAAATTCACTACCTAGTGGTCTGCTACCGGACGGAGTAAATCCCACTCTAGGTCCAGATGCCACAGGTTTAGGACAAATTTATTGGTACACTTTAGAAGGGCGTGATAAAGATGGCAATGTAACTGGTGGATGGGATTTACAAGAATTACGTAGCATACAAGATTATTATGTAAAGTACGGTCTTGCCTCGGCTGGCGGAGTATCTGAAGTAGCTTCTATTGGTGGGTATGTACAGGAATATCAAATTGATGTGGAGCCTGAAAAAATGAGGCAGTACGGTATTGGATTGGGAGATGTAGTTAAAGCGGTGAAGGAGTCCAATCAGGATATTGGAGTGCAAACCTTAGAGATGAACCAGGCGGAATATCTGGTTAGAGGTTTAGGCTATGTAAAATCAATTGCAGATATAGAGAATGCCGTAGTTACCTCAAAGGATTTTGTTTCAATACGTGTTAAGGATGTAGCTAACGTTCACTTGGGGCCACAAACTAGAAGAGGTATTTTAGATAAGGAAGGTGCAGAAGTTGTTGGTGGAGTTGTAGTGGCTAGGTATGGCGCCAATCCGTTAGAGGTAATAAACAATGTAAAGGAACAAATTACAGAGATATCTTCTGGTTTGCCTTCAAAAATATTAAAAGACGGTCGTACATCTCAATTGACCATAGTACCGTTTTATGACCGTACGGAACTTATTCAAGAAACCTTGCATACTTTGGATGAGGCGCTTACCCTAGAGATTCTTATAACCATTCTTGTAATTATCGTAATGGTATATAATCTGCGTGCATCTATCCTAATATCGGGATTATTGCCCGTTGCCGTATTAATGGTTTTCATAGCAATGAAACTATTTAATGTAGACGCTAACATTGTGGCCTTATCGGGAATAGCTATCGCTATTGGCACTATGGTAGATGTAGGTGTAATCCTAGCGGAGAATATGATAAGACATCAAGAGGACGATAAACTACGCCTTAATGCCAATGGGGAGGAATACACTACCAATGAAATTATTTATAATGCCACTTCAGAAGTTTCTGGAGCCATACTAACGGCAGTTTTAACCACTATCATTAGCTTTTTGCCTGTATTTACCATGATAGGGGCAGAGGGAAAACTTTTTAGGCCATTGGCATTTACAAAAACCATGGCATTAACGGCATCACTGGTTATTGCACTTTTCTTAATACCGCCCATTGCCGCATTTCTTTTCAGAAAAAGAAATATAAAAAAAGGTACGGCCTATGTTGTAAACGGTCTTTTCGTAATACTGGGTATCACTGCAGTTATATATGGTTTTTGGTTAGGATTGCTGTTAGTTGCCTTTGGGATAATTGCTTTTTTAAAGTTGAAATCATTTATCTCTACAAGCCAAGAAAATCTTATCAATATAGGTGTTTCTACTTTAGCAATCGTAATGTTATTGGCAACGTATTGGAGACCACTTGGTTTTGATCGAAGTATTATTTTGAACTTGATTTTTGTCTCCATTATTTGCTTTGGTCTTTTGGGGGTTTTTGCAGTTTTTAGAAGATATTATGATCAAATTCTACGTTGGGCACTAAAAAATCGTTTGCTCTTTTTAACGATTCCCACTACTGTTTTGCTATTGGGGTTCTTGATCATGAAAAATACGGGTAAGGAATTTATGCCGGCACTTAATGAAGGTTCTTTCCTCTTAATGCCCACTTCTTTGCCGCATGCCGGTGTAGAAGAGAATAAGCGTGTATTGCAGCAGTTAGATATGGCCGTTGCCGGTATTCCTGAGATAGAGACGGTGGTAGGTAAGTCTGGTAGAACGGAATCTGCACTTGATCCAGCTCCGCTATCCATGTATGAAAATATGATTCAGTATAAGTCTGAATATATGCGGAATAGTAATGGTGATAGACAACGTTACAAAGTAAATAATGATGGCTTGTTCGTTCTCAAAAATGGTCAGTTTGTCATTAACCCGAATAACCAGATTAATGAAGACGCCAGTTACAAAGCTTCACAGCTTAAGACAACTGCTACAAATAAAGATCTGATAGCGGATGAAGACGGATTATATTATAGAAATTGGCGCCCCGAAATTAACAGTCCAGATGATATTTGGAACGAGATCGTTAAAGTGACCAAATTTCCAGGTGTGACTTCTGCCCCAAAATTACAACCTATAGAGACCAGGCTTGTAATGCTGCAGACCGGTATGCGTGCTCCAATGGGTATTAAGGTGAAAGGTCCTGATCTTAAAACCATAGAGAATTTTGGGCTGCAATTGGAATCTATTTTAAAAGAAGTAGATGGGGTCAAAAAGCAAGCTGTATTTGCAGATCGTATTGTTGGTAAACCATACCTGCTAATTGATATTAAACGTGATCAGCTAGCGCGTTATGGACTTTCTATTATGGATGTGCAAGAGGTGTTGCAGGTTGCCGTTGGGGGTATGCCATTAACACAGACCGTTGAAGGAAGGGAGCGTTACGGGGTAAGGGTTCGTTACCCTAGGGAATTAAGGTCCAATCCCGATGATTTAAAGAACATATATGTTCCTGTAAAAAATGGGTCTCAAGTACCCTTGGATGATCTAGTTACAATTAGGTATGAACAGGGTCCGCAAGTAATTAAAAGTGAAGATACTTTTTTAATAGGCTATGTATTGTTTGATAAATTAGATGGTTTTGCCGAAGTAAATGTTGTTGAGAGTGCCCAAGCTTTAATTGATAAGAAAATTGAAGAAGGCAGCTTAACGGTACCTCAAGGTATAAGCTATCGCTTTACGGGAACTTACGAAAACCAACTAAGAGCAGAGAAAACCCTTTCTATTGTGGTGCCCATGGCATTATTGATCATTTTCTTGATCTTATATTTTCAATTCAGGTCGGTAACCACATCCTTAATGGTGTTTACGGGTATAGCAGTTGCTTTTGCCGGCGGGTTTGTAATGATCTGGCTTTACGGACAAGATTGGTTTTTCAATTTTAGCTTGTTCGGTGAAAATCTGCGCACACTTTTTAATATGAAGACCATTAACTTAAGTGTGGCCGTTTGGGTTGGTTTTATTGCCTTGTTCGGTATTGCTACAGATGACGGCGTGGTCATGGCAACCTATTTGACCCAGACATTTGATAGTGAGAAACCTACGGATAAGACCGGAATTAGAAAAGCAACTTTAGAAGCTGCAGGTAAACGTATTCGTCCTTGTTTAATGACTACCGTAACCACAATATTGGCATTGCTACCGGTATTGACATCCACAGGAAAAGGTAGTGATATTATGATACCTATGGCAATTCCAATATTTGGAGGAATGATTATAGATATCACTTCATACTTTTTAGTTCCGGTATTGTTTAGCTGGAAAAAAGAATATCAACTTAAAAAATTAAACAGATGA
- a CDS encoding FKBP-type peptidyl-prolyl cis-trans isomerase: MKYITCFFIFTALVSCKLSDDTNPIVVEPIDYTEINEEQINTYLEDNFLQSQKTDSGLHYIIENQGEGAKPTATSNVTVAYKGYLLDGRVFDQNTDGLTIGLDQVISGWTEGIPLFNEGGNGILLIPAHLGYGNFDVNGIPGGSVLIFEVELISVN, from the coding sequence ATGAAATATATTACCTGCTTTTTTATTTTTACCGCATTGGTTTCTTGCAAGTTATCGGATGATACCAATCCTATAGTTGTTGAACCAATTGATTATACTGAAATCAACGAAGAGCAAATTAATACGTATTTAGAAGATAATTTTCTTCAATCTCAAAAAACGGATTCTGGTCTACATTACATTATTGAAAACCAAGGAGAGGGCGCAAAACCTACAGCAACATCGAATGTAACCGTTGCTTACAAAGGATACTTACTTGATGGACGTGTTTTTGACCAAAATACGGATGGACTTACCATAGGATTAGACCAAGTGATTTCAGGGTGGACCGAGGGTATACCCTTATTTAATGAGGGAGGAAATGGCATATTACTTATACCGGCACACCTAGGTTATGGTAATTTTGATGTCAATGGAATACCAGGCGGTTCAGTATTAATATTTGAAGTTGAATTGATTTCGGTTAATTAA
- a CDS encoding HYC_CC_PP family protein: MKMLAHKFISVVMAVVVLLSTMSFSVDMHYCGDMLVDFSIMEQVKTCGMEKVKTDCENTTITEKSCCTDTQLNVEGAESMKVSFDQLSFDQQVFVATFTYSYINLFQGIDSNEFSYKDYSPPFVKQNVQVLHQTFLI; the protein is encoded by the coding sequence ATGAAAATGTTAGCTCACAAATTTATCTCTGTTGTTATGGCAGTTGTAGTGCTTTTATCTACAATGTCATTTAGTGTAGATATGCATTATTGTGGAGATATGTTGGTTGATTTTTCTATCATGGAGCAAGTGAAAACTTGCGGTATGGAAAAAGTTAAAACCGATTGTGAGAACACCACTATAACCGAAAAATCTTGCTGTACAGATACTCAATTGAATGTTGAAGGAGCAGAAAGCATGAAAGTATCATTTGATCAATTATCTTTTGATCAACAGGTTTTTGTGGCTACATTCACGTATTCTTACATCAATCTTTTTCAAGGAATTGATTCTAATGAATTTTCCTATAAAGATTATTCCCCTCCGTTTGTCAAACAGAATGTGCAAGTGCTGCACCAGACGTTTTTAATTTGA